The DNA sequence TATAAAATCCAAAGTAAACCAAACGGACTCGCAGAAGGGTTGATTCTTGCAGAAGATTTTATAAAAGACGATAATGTGTTTTATCTTCTTGGAGATAATGTGTTTTTTGGCCATGATTTACCAAAGGTTTTAAAAGAAGCAAAAGAAGATGTTGAGAAAAATGGCGGAGCTTATGTGTTTGGATACTATGTAAAAGACCCAGAAAGGTTCGGTGTGATTGAGTTTGATGAGCTGGGAAATGTTTTATCAATAGAAGAAAAACCTAAAAAACCAAAATCTAATTATGCAGCGGTAGGGATGTATTTTTACGATAAAAAAGCTGTAGATTATGCAAAGAATGTAAAACCATCAGAAAGAGGGGAGCTTGAAATTACATCTGTTAATGAGATGTACTTAAAAGATAAAAAGCTAAAAGTCAAGCTGCTTGGTAGAGGTTTTGCATGGTTTGATGCAGGAACCCATGACAGTTTTCTTGAAGCTGGAGAATTTGTTGCAACAATAGAAAAAAGAACAGGTTTAATGATAGGCTGTATAGAAGAAATAGCCTACAATAATGGATGGATTTCAAAAGAGCACCTTTTAAAATTAGCCCAACCACTTAAAAAGACAGAATACGGTAAATATCTTTTAAGTTTAGTAAAAGACCATGAAAGGAGCTGAGTAATGCCATTTGAAATAATTGGCACTGAAATCCCAGAGGTAAAAATAGTTAAACCAAAAGTTTTTGAAGATGCGCGGGGATTTTTCTTAGAATTTTATAAAAAATCTGACTTTGAAAAAGCTGGATTAAATGTTGAATTTGTTCAAGATAATCATTCTAAGTCTGTTAAAGGCGTGCTTAGAGGACTTCATTTTCAAGAAAAGCCTTACGAGCAAGGTAAATTGGTAAGATGCATAAAAGGAAAAATTTTTGATGTGGCGGTAGATATAAGACCAGATAGTCTATACTTTAAAAAATGGGTGGGCGTTGAATTATCTGAGGAAAATAAGCTTATGCTATGGATTCCGCCAGGATTTGCCCATGGATTTTTAACCTTATCAGAAGAAGCAGAGATAATATATAAAGTTTCCTATAGCGAATACTCTCCAGCTTATGACAGAGGAATAATATGGAACGACCAAGATATAAATATAAAGTGGCCGTTAGAAACGATCGATAATCTTATCCTGTCAGAAAAAGATAAAAAACTACCAACCTTAAAAGAATATATGAAGGAGCTAAAGAGATGAAAATTTTAATTACGGGTGGAGCTGGTTTTATTGGAAGTGAATTTACAAGACAGGCTGTAAAAAAAGGTTTAGATGTTGTAGTTGTAGACAAATTAACATATGCTGGAGACTTAGAGAGACTTAAAGAAGTTGAAGAAAAAATTACATTTTACAAAGCAGATATTACAAACAAAGAATTTATCGAGTACATTTTTAATAAAGAAAGTCCTGATATTGTAGTGCATTGGGCGGCAGAAAGTCATGTAGATAGAAGTATTTTAGACCCAAGCCCATTTATTGATACAAACGTAAAAGGAACGCAGGTATTGCTTGATGCTGCAAGAGACAACAACGTTAAATTGTTTATAAACATAGCTACCGATGAAGTCTATGGAGAGCTTGGCGAAGAAGGTCAGTTTTATGAAATCAGTCCACTTGTACCTAACTCTCCCTACTCTGTATCTAAAGCTTCAGCTGATATGCTTGGAAGAGCTTATTTTAGAACCTATGGATTGCCATTAATCACTGTAAGACCATCTAATAATTATGGTTGGTGGCAGTATCCAGAAAAACTCATACCAGTTGTTATTTTAAAAGCTTTAAATAATGAACCTATCCCAGTTTATGGTCAAGGATTAAACATTAGAGAATGGTTGTTTGTCTCTGATTGTGCAGATGCAGTTTTTGAAATTATAGAGAAAGGTAAAGTTGGAGAAATTTATAACGTTGGAAGCGGTCAAGAAAAAAGAAACATAGATGTTGTAAAATCTATTTTAAAAATATTAAATAAACCTGAAGATTTAATAACTTTTGTTAAAGATAGACCAGGTCATGATTATAGATATTCATTAAACACGGATAAAATAAATAAGGAAATAGGCTGGAAGGCAAAGGTAAACTTTGAGGAAGGTATAGAAAAGACCGTTAAATGGTATTTAGACAATTTAGATTGGGTTAACAGAAAGCTAAGCTATCTAAAATCTTATTGGGAAAAGGTATATAAGTGATGGCGAGTAATATGATAAAGAATTGGGT is a window from the Sulfurihydrogenibium sp. genome containing:
- the rfbA gene encoding glucose-1-phosphate thymidylyltransferase RfbA, encoding MKAVILAGGSGTRLYPVTISVNKHFLPIYNKPMIYYPLSLVMLLGIKDVMFIVNPEDLDSFKKLFNDGTHLGINIHYKIQSKPNGLAEGLILAEDFIKDDNVFYLLGDNVFFGHDLPKVLKEAKEDVEKNGGAYVFGYYVKDPERFGVIEFDELGNVLSIEEKPKKPKSNYAAVGMYFYDKKAVDYAKNVKPSERGELEITSVNEMYLKDKKLKVKLLGRGFAWFDAGTHDSFLEAGEFVATIEKRTGLMIGCIEEIAYNNGWISKEHLLKLAQPLKKTEYGKYLLSLVKDHERS
- the rfbC gene encoding dTDP-4-dehydrorhamnose 3,5-epimerase; protein product: MPFEIIGTEIPEVKIVKPKVFEDARGFFLEFYKKSDFEKAGLNVEFVQDNHSKSVKGVLRGLHFQEKPYEQGKLVRCIKGKIFDVAVDIRPDSLYFKKWVGVELSEENKLMLWIPPGFAHGFLTLSEEAEIIYKVSYSEYSPAYDRGIIWNDQDINIKWPLETIDNLILSEKDKKLPTLKEYMKELKR
- the rfbB gene encoding dTDP-glucose 4,6-dehydratase, which translates into the protein MKILITGGAGFIGSEFTRQAVKKGLDVVVVDKLTYAGDLERLKEVEEKITFYKADITNKEFIEYIFNKESPDIVVHWAAESHVDRSILDPSPFIDTNVKGTQVLLDAARDNNVKLFINIATDEVYGELGEEGQFYEISPLVPNSPYSVSKASADMLGRAYFRTYGLPLITVRPSNNYGWWQYPEKLIPVVILKALNNEPIPVYGQGLNIREWLFVSDCADAVFEIIEKGKVGEIYNVGSGQEKRNIDVVKSILKILNKPEDLITFVKDRPGHDYRYSLNTDKINKEIGWKAKVNFEEGIEKTVKWYLDNLDWVNRKLSYLKSYWEKVYK